The segment AACGAGTGTGCCATAATAAGTAAATAATTTCTTCAAACGTTGCATTGTTAGTAAGATCGTCAATGTTATAACCTACATAAGTAAGTGTATCATCGATGATAGAACTAATCTTAGATTCCGCTGCAACGATACCTTCTAAACCTTTAGTTGCTGACATAAAAAAATCGCTCCTTCACATGATAAATTAGTTTTGTAAGTGCTTTCTTAAAAATATAAAAGTACACTCATTTTTGTTCTGCTCAATGAACCTATAAGTAAATCGCTTACATAATTCATTATAATCAATTTTGACGGCTTTGTGAATGTATTCCCATTATTTTAGTAAAAAAAAGAAAATCTAATCGATTTAACGCTCTAAAGAGAATTTCGAGTTTCTAACGAGATATATCCGGCATAAAATAGGAGTGGATTAATTGAAAGAAATGTATAATTTTAGCGGACTTTTGAATCGGACCTGGAAATATGTCGTCCTATTGCTCTATATTTCCTTACTTTTTTTCACCTTTCCAATCGTAATAGGTATTTTCGCCGCGTACATCATCTATCCAGTCATCGCTTTTTTAAAAGGGCGATTAAAGATTCCCTTTTTCATTGCGGTCATTTTTGTTACGCTACTTTTCCTTGCATTTATAGCAACGTTATTGTTTTTATTTCTACAAAGTACACTTCAATTACTCCCTACAATACAAAACGCACTTCAGACCTTTTCAAGTCATTATATTACACATCCCTTACTGCCCTTTTTCCTTGAGAAAGTTTCTACACTTTTGAATGATGCTATGTTATTTTTTATTAGTTTTATAAAAGGTTTACTCAATTCTATTTTCGAGTTATTTATTTTCTTTATCGTTTTCTACTTTTCTATTTTTGAGAGCAAAAAAAATAGACTTTGGTTTTTCACTTACACACCAAAATCTTTTCGAAAAGAATGGTCCCATTACTTCTCGAAATCAATGGAACTCATTAGCTATTTTATTTTTGTCGAGCTCCAACTATTTACACTGACTTTTATTTTACTTTGTACAGGCTTTTATTTTTTACAATTTGATGCGCCTGTAAGCAAAGCTTTTTTAATTGCATTAGCGGATGCGCTTCCTTTTTTAGGAATCGGGATCTTTTTACTTCCACTCGCAGCCTATTATTTTTTTGTAAACAAGCTAACATTAGCGATAGCGCTCATCTTACTTTATGTATTCGTCCAAATAACAAGGCAACTAGCTGAATCAAAATTATGGTCACATACGCTACATTTACGCATGGTCCATACTTTTTTAATCAGTGCTGCCTCGATTTTACTATTCGGATTTTACGGTATCCTCTTAAGCCCGATTTTATTAATGCTTGCGGTAAAAGTGAAACAAAGTGCTATTTTTGCAAAATAACGACTTGTCCATGCTTCATCTTTTTGCGTAACCACAAGAAAATAAGCGGCTTAAATAAACTTCTTGTAATGCCTAATACAAATAATAGTCCAATAATATCTGTTAAAAAGCCTGGTAAAGCTAATAAAATTCCTCCGATAAAAATCATAAACGTTTCAATCATTGGTACACCAGGAGGCTGACCTTGTGCAACACTGTTTTGAATTGCTTGGAAAGATTTTGTACCGCGCTTTTTGGCAATTAACACGCCCACAACGGATGTCACGATAATTAATAATAATGTATATAAAACGCCGATTGCTTTACCAACAATGATAAACGTCGCAATTTCAGCAAATACTAAAACAAATAGTCCTACTAA is part of the Solibacillus sp. FSL K6-1523 genome and harbors:
- a CDS encoding AI-2E family transporter, whose translation is MYNFSGLLNRTWKYVVLLLYISLLFFTFPIVIGIFAAYIIYPVIAFLKGRLKIPFFIAVIFVTLLFLAFIATLLFLFLQSTLQLLPTIQNALQTFSSHYITHPLLPFFLEKVSTLLNDAMLFFISFIKGLLNSIFELFIFFIVFYFSIFESKKNRLWFFTYTPKSFRKEWSHYFSKSMELISYFIFVELQLFTLTFILLCTGFYFLQFDAPVSKAFLIALADALPFLGIGIFLLPLAAYYFFVNKLTLAIALILLYVFVQITRQLAESKLWSHTLHLRMVHTFLISAASILLFGFYGILLSPILLMLAVKVKQSAIFAK
- a CDS encoding FxsA family protein; translated protein: MKKLLVGLFVLVFAEIATFIIVGKAIGVLYTLLLIIVTSVVGVLIAKKRGTKSFQAIQNSVAQGQPPGVPMIETFMIFIGGILLALPGFLTDIIGLLFVLGITRSLFKPLIFLWLRKKMKHGQVVILQK